A DNA window from Chlamydiota bacterium contains the following coding sequences:
- the tetA_4 gene encoding Tetracycline resistance protein, class C: MHYRQARILFPVYLTFFLDNMGFAIVFPIFGPMILDPDMHFFHPDTLFATRTLMLGVILACFPLMQLFGAPVLGELSDLKGRKKILTFSVFGTFLGYCTTAFGLFYQSLGLIIAGRLFTGLFAGNTSICMATIADISKDEHTRSYRFGYMAFTAGVSFVIGIVVAGVFSSDLLAFNSFSLPMWIVTILAFMNFLFVVGMFQETLQDLGKGRITFTRGIRNIYHAFRLPKLGFLFFFLFALVSSFELIFAFMPAIFVEFYDLKKGMISAIFVWLGLVWSFGSSYLNKRIMKNRSIFTIMYSSILVVMGGYIALLFASKLVPFLIILSILMVLYSYLWPNAQSQISINADKSIQGKVLGVSASMIAAAEIVASLAGGYLFRFGILAFLAFCLLFVVLGFCSLFLYKRKYLSVLLIIFALFGCTKKPKDFLMQGEWIQKKMIEELQYVHTLKDLQKHQKPLEKYHLQLVDVIESAIKNHIDISPDLDTFTSDCLKEEMLRILFIEGAPKVMEEIQKEALYRLDHL, encoded by the coding sequence ATGCACTATCGTCAAGCAAGAATTTTATTCCCGGTCTATTTGACATTTTTTTTAGATAATATGGGTTTTGCGATTGTCTTTCCTATTTTTGGACCCATGATTTTAGATCCTGATATGCATTTTTTTCATCCAGATACGCTTTTTGCAACACGTACACTGATGCTTGGAGTGATTTTAGCCTGTTTTCCTTTGATGCAACTCTTTGGAGCACCTGTTTTAGGAGAACTTTCTGATCTAAAGGGTAGAAAAAAAATCTTGACGTTTTCTGTGTTTGGAACATTTTTAGGGTATTGTACAACGGCTTTTGGCCTTTTTTACCAATCGCTCGGGCTTATCATTGCAGGTCGTCTATTCACAGGGCTTTTTGCAGGTAACACATCGATTTGTATGGCAACGATTGCGGATATTTCTAAAGATGAACATACACGCTCTTACCGTTTTGGATACATGGCGTTTACAGCAGGGGTTTCTTTTGTGATAGGAATTGTAGTTGCAGGAGTGTTTTCTTCGGATCTTTTAGCCTTTAATTCTTTTTCTTTGCCTATGTGGATTGTGACAATTTTAGCTTTTATGAATTTTTTATTTGTTGTAGGAATGTTTCAAGAAACGCTGCAAGACCTTGGAAAGGGCAGAATCACATTTACAAGAGGTATTAGAAATATTTACCACGCTTTTCGCCTACCGAAATTGGGTTTTTTGTTTTTCTTTTTATTTGCGCTTGTGAGTTCCTTTGAATTGATCTTTGCTTTTATGCCTGCCATTTTTGTAGAGTTTTATGACCTCAAAAAAGGGATGATTTCTGCCATCTTTGTGTGGCTTGGTTTAGTGTGGTCCTTTGGTTCGTCTTATCTCAATAAGCGTATTATGAAAAATAGAAGCATTTTTACGATCATGTATTCGAGTATTTTGGTTGTAATGGGAGGATATATTGCCCTTCTTTTTGCATCCAAACTTGTGCCCTTTTTAATCATTTTGTCCATTTTGATGGTTTTGTATTCGTATCTATGGCCCAATGCGCAATCTCAAATTTCTATCAATGCTGACAAGAGCATTCAGGGAAAAGTCTTGGGGGTTTCTGCCTCCATGATTGCTGCAGCTGAAATTGTTGCAAGTCTTGCTGGAGGCTATCTTTTTCGTTTTGGCATATTAGCTTTTTTGGCCTTTTGTCTATTGTTTGTTGTCTTGGGGTTTTGTTCGCTTTTTTTGTACAAGCGTAAATATTTATCTGTGTTACTCATCATCTTTGCTCTTTTTGGATGCACCAAGAAGCCTAAAGATTTTTTAATGCAAGGGGAGTGGATTCAAAAAAAAATGATCGAAGAACTGCAATATGTGCACACTTTGAAAGATTTGCAAAAGCATCAAAAACCGTTAGAAAAATACCATTTGCAACTTGTTGATGTAATTGAAAGCGCGATCAAAAATCACATTGATATTTCGCCCGATTTGGATACCTTTACATCAGACTGTTTAAAGGAAGAAATGTTACGTATATTGTTCATTGAAGGCGCCCCTAAGGTCATGGAAGAAATCCAAAAAGAAGCGCTCTATCGATTAGATCACCTATGA